In a single window of the Danio rerio strain Tuebingen ecotype United States chromosome 20, GRCz12tu, whole genome shotgun sequence genome:
- the LOC101887144 gene encoding uncharacterized protein, producing the protein MASCQKSDFDQLCEEAAILTRELECKAANSALEAATREAEQVLQTFNLPPLNTQKTKRACSSLPKPVSFVERDQFGHLVPKRRRQKSSKANICDATVINSAGMSSSLGSGQRDIDHSPSLSAHTVWAAAESIETLHQEIEDLLGDTDHIKCSIPTSSNTWAIRIEQSKKKWAALRPEMLDSLLSAEYTEIRQCQHCLLKRSVIRCKDCIPKQLLCPECDILLHKRKLHNRETDVEGFFRPISPSTLIKMDSRGQFLFEEKDSLLPLETPEEICNCSIDSIVVSEGKKAILIGIDGRYNVSLPEFKCLKCNVSRTTNIPLLVRSGYWPATASCETIYKIDVFVSYDHMKLTAPGMSRQSFTGLLEQRTEFFGRDGKICADAFQRSFFEWRYCQFEIDQLCGLKVFDCPACSPFMLAVSVDGNRKMYRFKRGAEDHGLFKGVFVCEDDDVSKFVDYINNKTKHSSGKGVCGSSQWTAARESVPMKYNKLDEEGMEVAVCRHGVLLRSLNMMRGEIFAYPMFLQKELTPRNVQFMCTDVICKYWPYLQRVVRDCPELSPLLDMKPFLSVMHAKAHSWKCEIKWGGRNQEGAGTTLGEEVEQVNSFLSRTAICSKYMTKGARTDMITIQAMAWNKRKIENLAKLLSRRLQKTKAKIQEASRNITALKTELAITDDTLKAWSKEIQEWADTATSEANMGSDQGLQKTIESLYVSIRQRKQDLYRQSDGNKRRHKIRRKIWEEKAKFIAAIDEYNRAAPQKLQSADTILASEGYAWPWVLDERDNLVIKKKAFDQLMLLNRLTEEECVVLKEIRNHWKCLKRDHSLLNDLSSNIDVDKERNKLDCGLSEKGVLGLHSVLQKRMCYLRTHMSSVQQLYTSVLNNCVESANIIDDDFLETDEVDIQFSSDNDDEEVDNAELSFEI; encoded by the exons aTGGCATCTTGTCAAAAGTCAGATTTTGACCAGTTATGTGAGGAAGCTGCCATTCTTACAAGGGAACTTGAATGCAAAGCAGCAAATTCTGCACTTGAAGCAGCTACCAGGGAGGCTGAACAAGTTCTACAGACGTTTAACCTTCCacca TTAAATACACAGAAGACCAAACGTGCCTGCAGCTCCCTTCCCAAACCAGTTTCATTCGTGGAGAGGGATCAGTTTGGTCATCTTGTGCCTAAACGAAGAAGGCAGAAATCTTCCAAGGCAAACATTTGCGATG ctactgTGATCAATAGTGCAGGTATGTCTTCATCTTTGGGATCTGGTCAAAGAGACATTGATCATA GTCCATCACTGTCTGCTCACACTGTTTGGGCAGCAGCGGAAAGCATTG AAACTCTTCATCAAGAAATTGAGGACCTGCTAGGTGATACTGATCACATTAAGTGTTCAATTCCGACTTCCTCAAACACATGGGCAATTCGCATTGAGCAGTCTAAAAAGAAGTGGGCAGCTTTAAGGCCTGAGATGCTGGATTCTTTATTATCTGCTGAATATACCGAGATTAGGCAGTGCCAGCACTGCCTACTGAAGCGATCTGTCATACGATGTAAAGACTGCATTCCCAAGCAGCTATTATGTCCAGAGTGTGATATTTTGCTCCACAAAAGAAAACTTCACAACCGTGAAACTGATGTGGAAGGATTCTTTAGGCCCATATCCCCAAGTACTTTGATTAAGATGGATAGTAGAGGACAATTTCTATTTGAAGAAAAAG ATAGCCTTTTGCCCCTTGAGACACCTGAAGAAATTTGCAACTGTTCAATTGATTCCATTGTGGTGTCAGAGGGTAAAAAGGCAATTCTCATAGGAATTGATG GTCGTTACAATGTCAGCTTGCCAGAATTCAAATGCTTAAAATGTAACGTAAGCAGAACAACCAACATTCCACTGTTGGTCCGCTCTGGATACTGGCCTGCCACAGCAAGCTGCGAAACTATTTACAAAATAGATGTCTTTGTGTCTTATGATCACATGAAGCTGACTGCTCCTGGAATGTCCAGACAGTCTTTTACCGGTTTACTGGAACAGCGGACAGAGTTCTTTGGCCGA gatGGAAAGATCTGTGCTGATGCATTTCAAAGAAGCTTTTTTGAGTGGAGATACTGTCAGTTTGAAATTGATCAGCTCTGTGGGCTAAAAGTGTTCGACTGTCCAGCCTGTTCTCCATTTATGCTAGCTGTGTCAGTAGATGGCAACAGGAAAATGTATCGCTTCAAAAGAGG AGCTGAAGACCATGGCCTGTTTAAGGGTGTCTTTGTCTGTGAGGATGATGATGTTTCCAAGTTCGTGgactacattaataataaaacaaagcat TCATCTGGCAAAGGTGTTTGTGGATCAAGTCAATGGACTGCAGCACGAGAGTCTGTCCCAATGAAATACAACAAGCTGGATGAGGAGGGGATGGAGGTAGCTGTCTGTCGGCATGGTGTGCTCCTAAGAAGTTTGAACATGATGAGAGGGGAAATATTTGCATATCCCATGTTTCTACAAAAGGAGCTGACACCACGCAATGTGCAGTTCATGTGCACTGATGTAATATGCAAGTACTGGCCATATCTGCAAAGAGTAGTTAGAGACTGTCCAGAGCTGTCTCCTCTCCTGGACATGAAGCCATTCCTGTCAGTTATGCATGCAAAGGCCCACTCCTGGAAATGTGAG ATTAAATGGGGTGGTCGAAACCAAGAAGGAGCAGGCACCACCCTGGGCGAAGAGGTCGAACAAGTAAACAGCTTCTTGTCAAGAACTGCTATATGCAGTAAATACATGACCAAAGGAG ctaGAACAGACATGATTACTATTCAGGCCATGGCATGGAATAAACGCAAAATTGAGAACCTTGCAAAATTGTTGTCCCGAAGATTACAAAAG ACAAAAGCAAAAATTCAGGAAGCTTCCAGAAACATTACTGCATTAAAGACAGAATTGGCAATAACAGATGACACGCTTAAAGCCTGGAGCAAAGAAATCCAGGAATGGGCTGATACAG CAACAAGTGAGGCGAACATGGGCAGTGACCAGGGGCTCCAAAAGACGATTGAGTCGCTTTATGTGAGCATCAGGCAGAGGAAGCAAGATCTTTACCGTCAATCAG atGGAAACAAGAGAAGACACAAAATCCGCAGAAAGATTTGGGAGGAAAAAGCTAAATTCATTGCAGCTATTGATGAATACAACAGGGCAGCACCTCAGAAATTGCAGTCAGCTGACACAATTCTGGCATCAGAGGGCTATGCATGGCCGTGGGTCTTGGATGAGCGTG ATAATCTTGTCATCAAAAAAAAGGCATTTGACCAACTGATGCTGCTGAACCGGCTTACTGAAGAGGAGTGTGTTGTCCTGAAAGAAATCAGAAATCACTGGAAATGCCTCAAAAGAGACCATTCTCTTCTAAATGATCTTTCAAGTAACATCGATGTTGATAAAGAACGGAATA aacTTGACTGTGGACTTTCTGAAAAAGGAGTTTTAGGACTTCACTCTGTACTTCAGAAAAGAATGTGCTACCTCAGAACCCACATGTCCTCGGTTCAACAACTGTACACTAGTGTTCTTAACAATTGTGTTGAGTCTGCGAACATTATTGATGATGATTTTCTCGAAACGGATGAGGTGGATATCCAGTTTAGTTCAGACAATGATGATGAGGAGGTGGATAACGCTGAACTGTCATTTGAaatctaa